The proteins below come from a single Aphanothece sacrum FPU1 genomic window:
- a CDS encoding MgtC/SapB family protein, with protein sequence MLSQTMNFIPPEFFKMLLVFFLSFLIGLEREEWKSISGKYAFGGVRTYPLIGLIGYSLASLSSGQMIPFSVGLIVIGSLMFLSYWHKIKSTQTPGLATEMVALTTYLVGALVYHNQFWMASTLVITSLLLLELKSVLEGLTQKFSPDDILTFTKFLFLTAVILPILPNQNFGEFQINPFKTWLIVVAVSSISYGSFILQKICKNQGNIALVALLGGAYSSTVTTVALAKQSTRTNHPHRYAGGILMASGIMYVRLALLIILFNPNLGKELTLPFSLLAIVGVGGGWLWSSRIESPTISLEEKKAYSSRNPLELKAAFLFAFLFVIIVIVTHYTALYLGSSGLYVLAGIMGVTDIDPFILGITQSAGQSTPLSVAAGAILIAASSNNIIKGIYAFSFGDRQTGKQSLFLLISLAILGLIPLIFQ encoded by the coding sequence ATGTTATCGCAAACAATGAATTTTATCCCTCCTGAATTTTTTAAAATGTTGTTGGTATTTTTCCTTTCATTTCTCATTGGATTAGAGAGAGAAGAATGGAAGTCTATTTCTGGTAAATACGCTTTTGGGGGAGTTCGTACTTATCCATTAATTGGGTTAATTGGTTATAGTCTGGCCTCTCTTTCTAGCGGTCAAATGATTCCTTTTTCCGTTGGACTTATTGTAATTGGTAGTTTAATGTTTTTGTCTTATTGGCATAAAATTAAATCTACCCAAACTCCAGGTTTAGCGACTGAAATGGTTGCTTTAACGACTTATTTAGTGGGTGCATTAGTTTATCATAACCAATTTTGGATGGCTTCAACTTTAGTTATTACTAGCTTACTTCTCCTTGAATTAAAATCTGTTCTTGAAGGTTTAACTCAAAAATTCTCTCCTGACGATATTTTAACTTTTACTAAATTTCTATTTTTAACTGCCGTTATTCTTCCTATTTTACCTAATCAAAATTTCGGAGAATTTCAAATTAATCCTTTTAAAACTTGGTTAATTGTAGTTGCTGTTAGTAGTATTTCTTACGGTAGTTTTATCTTACAAAAAATCTGTAAAAATCAGGGAAATATTGCTTTAGTTGCTCTATTAGGAGGGGCTTATTCTTCTACTGTAACAACGGTAGCACTGGCTAAACAATCAACCAGAACTAATCATCCTCATCGTTATGCTGGAGGGATTTTAATGGCTTCTGGTATCATGTATGTAAGGTTAGCTCTCCTCATTATTTTATTTAATCCTAATTTGGGCAAAGAATTAACCTTACCATTTAGTTTGTTGGCTATAGTAGGAGTAGGTGGGGGTTGGTTATGGTCATCTAGAATAGAATCTCCTACTATCTCTTTAGAAGAAAAAAAAGCTTATTCTTCTCGTAATCCTTTGGAATTAAAAGCTGCTTTTTTATTTGCTTTTTTATTTGTAATTATCGTCATTGTTACTCACTATACAGCTTTATATTTAGGTAGTAGTGGACTATATGTTTTGGCGGGAATTATGGGAGTAACAGATATTGATCCTTTCATTTTAGGAATTACCCAATCAGCAGGACAATCTACCCCTTTATCAGTAGCCGCAGGAGCGATTTTAATTGCTGCTTCAAGTAATAATATTATTAAAGGGATTTATGCGTTTAGTTTCGGCGATCGCCAAACTGGAAAACAAAGTTTATTTTTATTAATTTCTTTGGCAATTCTAGGATTAATTCCGTTAATTTTCCAATAA
- a CDS encoding family 10 glycosylhydrolase, giving the protein MKWSIFWQSWQFLCKCRFLQRVLATFLSILLINNPIFAVSPPKPEIRGVWLTTNDTNTLLDQTKLEEAIAQLARLNFNTVYPVVWNSGYALYPSEIAKKEGIQPFVHKGLQGQDPLTDLITKAHNQGLLVLPWFEFGFMAPPTSELAIKHPNWITQKRDGSQTTISAAGEVVWLNPFHPEVQKFITSLVIEVMNLYDVDGIQFDDHLSLPSELGYDSYTVNLYKQETKKDPPANAKDEAWLKWRADKLTAYVAQLNQAIKTKKSNAIFSVSPNPYDTAYSAYLQDWLTWVRQDLIDEVVVQVYRPDLESFVKQLQRPEIQETRQKIPTGVGILTGLRNRPIEMAFIQEKVLAAKQYGLGVSFFFYDSLWNYAPESVGERQEKFLALFPYPAARKLETPILLENNPPVDNIKPEKPLENNQPIETFEPYQTRQNTNPIDNIQPEKPIENNKPIENIKPEKPLENNNNNWSSSEPSEPIGDSTSLEKFEPYEPRENPTPQTNSKPPETYQYADDAVPIPVSW; this is encoded by the coding sequence ATGAAATGGTCTATTTTTTGGCAAAGTTGGCAATTTTTGTGTAAATGTCGATTTTTACAACGGGTTTTAGCCACTTTTTTGAGTATTTTATTGATAAATAATCCTATTTTTGCTGTTTCTCCCCCAAAACCTGAAATTAGAGGGGTTTGGTTAACTACTAATGACACTAATACTTTACTCGATCAAACAAAATTAGAAGAAGCGATCGCCCAATTAGCTCGTCTTAATTTTAATACAGTATATCCTGTAGTTTGGAATTCTGGTTATGCGCTGTATCCGAGTGAAATAGCCAAAAAAGAAGGAATTCAGCCTTTTGTACATAAAGGATTACAAGGTCAAGATCCCTTGACAGATTTAATTACTAAAGCACATAATCAGGGATTATTAGTATTACCTTGGTTTGAATTTGGATTTATGGCTCCACCAACTTCAGAATTAGCCATTAAACACCCTAATTGGATAACACAAAAAAGAGATGGAAGTCAAACGACTATTAGTGCAGCAGGGGAAGTTGTTTGGTTAAACCCGTTTCATCCAGAGGTGCAAAAGTTCATTACTTCTTTAGTGATAGAAGTGATGAATTTATATGATGTCGATGGTATTCAATTTGATGATCATTTAAGTTTACCGAGTGAATTAGGCTACGATAGTTATACGGTTAATTTATATAAACAGGAAACGAAAAAAGATCCCCCTGCGAATGCAAAAGATGAAGCTTGGTTAAAGTGGCGGGCTGATAAATTGACTGCTTATGTGGCTCAATTAAATCAAGCAATTAAAACTAAAAAAAGTAATGCCATTTTTTCCGTTTCTCCTAATCCTTATGATACCGCGTATAGTGCTTATTTACAAGATTGGTTAACCTGGGTAAGACAAGATTTAATTGATGAAGTTGTTGTACAGGTATATCGTCCAGATTTAGAGAGTTTTGTCAAACAATTACAACGGCCAGAAATTCAAGAAACTCGTCAGAAAATCCCTACAGGTGTTGGTATTTTAACTGGTTTAAGAAATCGACCGATTGAGATGGCATTTATTCAAGAAAAAGTCTTAGCTGCGAAACAATATGGGTTAGGGGTTTCCTTCTTTTTTTATGATAGTTTGTGGAATTATGCACCAGAATCTGTTGGAGAAAGACAAGAGAAATTTTTAGCTCTTTTTCCTTATCCTGCTGCCCGCAAATTAGAAACTCCTATATTACTAGAAAATAATCCCCCTGTTGATAATATTAAACCTGAGAAACCCCTAGAAAATAATCAGCCTATCGAAACTTTTGAACCTTATCAAACGAGGCAAAATACCAATCCTATTGATAATATTCAACCTGAGAAACCCATAGAAAACAATAAACCTATTGAGAATATTAAACCGGAGAAACCGCTAGAAAATAATAATAATAATTGGTCAAGTTCTGAACCGAGTGAACCTATAGGAGATTCTACATCTCTTGAGAAATTTGAACCTTATGAACCGAGAGAAAATCCCACTCCTCAAACAAATTCTAAACCGCCAGAAACCTATCAATATGCTGATGATGCAGTGCCTATTCCGGTGTCTTGGTAA
- a CDS encoding DUF3155 domain-containing protein: protein MARKRKRKSRRRQEGRKILELVPQYSIESGEDKPVTAARKYIRDLGIQPPALLIVKRNEHTTDRYFWAEKGLFGAQYVEENHFLFPSLREFQPLVPPKTPAVAGSTR, encoded by the coding sequence TTGGCACGCAAACGCAAACGGAAGAGTCGTCGTCGTCAAGAAGGTCGCAAAATTCTCGAACTTGTACCCCAATATAGCATCGAAAGCGGTGAGGATAAACCCGTGACTGCTGCTAGAAAGTATATTCGTGACTTAGGGATACAACCTCCGGCTTTATTGATTGTAAAACGAAATGAGCATACAACAGATAGATATTTTTGGGCAGAAAAGGGTCTATTTGGTGCTCAGTATGTTGAAGAAAATCATTTCCTCTTCCCTAGTTTAAGGGAGTTTCAACCACTTGTGCCGCCTAAAACACCTGCGGTGGCTGGCAGCACTCGTTAG
- a CDS encoding GAF domain-containing sensor histidine kinase — protein MFSSTYPFAPPSRDFIALCQSQVLLLAQGLKADWSGVYLTQENQEGTQTHLIPIVVYPAAETIWDKNTTSIGLLDVWNKGESQKTLTNIESLVRSKPLRGKTNSQKTQIDDHYGMGPYQLVLPLIHQEIVVGLLVTKRKDYRWQPDELTQVETIARTLAIAHYLDHSQNWYQHQLNQQQIQQEKERDRLDDLFHQLRNPLTALRIFSKLLLKRLLPDDKSRSIVENIVRESEHLQDLIKDFETQQDAIAANEEIITLTTDSISLSEFRSNIPSLPPSKSLTLSSLDIKEILEPLLTSSQTIAQEKGINLTSNLPKHLSLIWGNGPALREVLSNLIDNGIKYTPKGGKVRIRAGLSCVIDEKEYQGIAIEDNGYGIPAADQAHIFERHYRGIQSQGNITGSGLGLAIVRDLINQMQGKIELISPTDKDKKTGTTFIVWLSVVEKDLNIK, from the coding sequence ATGTTTTCTTCTACTTATCCTTTCGCACCACCTAGTCGAGACTTTATTGCTTTATGTCAGTCTCAAGTTCTGCTGTTAGCACAAGGACTCAAAGCTGACTGGAGTGGAGTTTACTTAACCCAAGAGAATCAAGAGGGTACACAGACCCATTTGATACCGATTGTGGTCTATCCAGCAGCAGAAACCATCTGGGACAAAAACACGACAAGTATAGGATTACTAGATGTTTGGAACAAGGGGGAATCTCAGAAAACCCTGACAAATATAGAATCCTTGGTCAGGTCTAAACCCCTTCGAGGGAAAACAAACTCTCAAAAGACACAAATCGATGATCATTATGGAATGGGGCCTTATCAACTGGTTTTACCCTTAATTCATCAAGAGATAGTTGTAGGATTATTAGTAACCAAACGTAAAGATTACCGATGGCAACCCGACGAGTTAACCCAGGTAGAAACCATTGCCAGAACTTTAGCCATTGCCCATTATTTAGATCATAGTCAAAATTGGTATCAGCATCAGTTAAATCAGCAGCAGATACAACAAGAGAAAGAACGCGATCGCCTTGATGATTTGTTTCATCAGTTGCGGAACCCTTTAACTGCCTTAAGAATTTTTAGTAAGCTTCTCCTTAAACGCTTACTTCCCGATGATAAGAGTCGTTCTATTGTGGAAAATATTGTCCGGGAGAGTGAGCATTTACAGGACTTGATTAAAGACTTTGAGACACAGCAAGACGCGATCGCTGCGAATGAGGAGATAATCACCCTTACCACTGATTCTATCTCCTTAAGTGAGTTTCGGAGCAATATCCCATCTTTACCTCCTAGTAAGTCTTTAACCTTAAGTTCTCTAGACATTAAAGAAATTTTAGAGCCTTTGTTAACTTCAAGTCAAACTATTGCTCAGGAAAAAGGTATCAACTTAACCTCAAATCTTCCCAAACACTTATCATTAATTTGGGGCAATGGGCCAGCTTTGCGAGAGGTTTTGAGTAATCTGATTGACAATGGCATTAAATATACCCCAAAAGGTGGTAAAGTGAGAATTAGAGCCGGATTATCTTGTGTAATAGACGAAAAAGAATATCAGGGAATCGCTATTGAGGATAATGGGTATGGTATTCCAGCAGCAGATCAAGCACATATTTTTGAGAGACATTATCGAGGGATTCAATCTCAGGGAAATATTACCGGAAGCGGGTTAGGATTAGCTATTGTGAGAGATCTGATTAATCAAATGCAGGGAAAAATTGAACTAATCAGTCCGACAGATAAAGACAAAAAGACGGGAACCACTTTTATTGTGTGGCTATCCGTTGTTGAGAAAGATCTTAATATTAAGTAA
- the queF gene encoding preQ(1) synthase has protein sequence MTLVPDSESTTLKYGERAIIEGQLITFPNPRIGRKYDIQVTLPEFTCKCPFSGYPDFATIYLTYVPNEKVVELKSLKLYINSYRDRYISHEECVNQILDDFVAACDPLEVTLKGDFSPRGNVHTIIEVCYQKSNSY, from the coding sequence ATGACCCTAGTACCCGATTCAGAATCTACGACCCTTAAATATGGAGAACGTGCTATTATTGAAGGGCAATTGATAACTTTCCCTAACCCTCGTATCGGCAGAAAATATGACATTCAGGTCACTTTACCAGAATTTACCTGTAAATGTCCCTTTTCTGGATATCCCGATTTTGCCACTATTTATCTGACCTATGTCCCGAATGAGAAAGTTGTGGAATTAAAATCTTTGAAACTTTATATTAATAGTTACCGCGATCGCTATATTTCTCACGAAGAGTGTGTTAATCAAATTCTGGATGATTTTGTTGCTGCTTGTGATCCCTTAGAAGTGACTCTTAAAGGAGATTTTAGTCCTAGAGGGAATGTCCATACAATCATTGAAGTGTGTTATCAGAAATCTAATAGTTATTGA
- a CDS encoding GAF domain-containing sensor histidine kinase, with the protein MQVTAVDLGVRVSMANLTNRLFCRLDGLTPEVREKKRVNTIKNLGLLEAETIPVFDEATQTAARFLEVPVCTLGIMLQDNLSLKSVVGLSRLGFMNQLASSRKISSQEAFSTYVVDSEQPLIINDTLSDPLFARSILVQHYGIRAFLGSPLITADGQCIGTIAVMDLVPRQFTLRDMEFLNLTARWCLREFEREYLWNTLASQEDQFLSLEQNSIYDGNINSYPHLLNESSFTQPNLLNCVNSIKLKLLQQLIEELRSPLTSVIGMSSVLQGGLFGHLSNKQKEYLEIINTSGKQMNSLVQELLKLGSINDDSSQLQLISVNIEMLCQRVLNSLGDIANQKRRTLRLSVEPGKRIWLLDKNKVQQALYYLVLSILESLEVGGEIRIHVSRRSKNLNISIWVSHPWLGDGLPQVNMSASSLNHKLAKLQSSLSSLPQDQTFTTTLEDKILSASSLENMIHQEQFYESNHKTSQELLGLLLGCYFTESHGGKIVIQGSLESGYRYILMFPKIGGDEK; encoded by the coding sequence ATGCAAGTAACAGCAGTAGATTTAGGGGTAAGGGTAAGTATGGCCAATCTAACGAACCGTCTCTTTTGTCGTTTAGATGGACTAACCCCAGAAGTACGAGAAAAAAAGCGAGTAAACACCATAAAAAATTTAGGGTTACTAGAAGCTGAAACTATTCCCGTATTTGATGAAGCTACACAAACTGCTGCTCGTTTTCTGGAAGTACCTGTGTGTACTTTAGGCATTATGCTTCAAGATAACCTTAGTCTCAAATCCGTTGTCGGGTTATCAAGATTAGGATTTATGAATCAATTAGCTTCATCCCGAAAAATCTCCAGTCAAGAAGCTTTCAGTACTTATGTTGTTGATAGTGAGCAACCTTTGATTATTAATGATACTTTAAGTGATCCCTTATTTGCAAGAAGTATTTTGGTTCAGCATTATGGTATTCGTGCTTTTTTAGGTTCTCCTCTGATTACTGCAGATGGACAGTGCATAGGAACTATAGCCGTAATGGATCTAGTTCCTCGTCAGTTTACCCTCAGAGACATGGAATTTTTGAACCTAACAGCGCGGTGGTGTTTACGGGAGTTTGAGCGAGAGTATTTATGGAATACCTTAGCTTCGCAAGAGGATCAATTTCTTAGTTTAGAACAAAATTCTATTTATGACGGGAATATAAATAGTTATCCTCATTTATTGAATGAATCATCCTTTACTCAGCCTAATTTATTGAATTGTGTCAATAGTATTAAACTGAAATTATTACAACAATTAATTGAAGAATTGCGTTCTCCTCTAACCTCAGTAATTGGTATGTCTAGTGTGTTACAAGGGGGATTATTTGGACATTTAAGCAATAAACAAAAAGAATATTTAGAGATTATTAATACCAGTGGCAAGCAGATGAACTCTTTAGTGCAAGAGCTTCTCAAATTAGGGTCTATTAATGATGATTCTAGCCAATTACAATTGATTTCAGTTAATATTGAAATGCTCTGTCAACGAGTTCTTAATAGTCTTGGTGATATTGCTAATCAAAAACGTCGTACTCTTCGGTTATCAGTAGAACCGGGTAAAAGAATCTGGTTATTAGATAAAAATAAGGTTCAACAAGCTCTTTATTATCTTGTTTTAAGTATTTTAGAGTCATTGGAAGTGGGAGGAGAAATTCGTATTCATGTTTCTCGTCGCAGTAAAAATCTTAACATTTCGATTTGGGTTTCTCATCCTTGGTTGGGTGATGGTTTACCTCAAGTTAATATGTCTGCTTCTTCGCTTAATCATAAGTTAGCAAAACTGCAAAGTTCTCTATCTAGTTTGCCTCAAGATCAAACTTTTACAACTACTTTAGAAGATAAAATATTAAGTGCATCTTCATTAGAAAATATGATTCATCAAGAACAGTTTTATGAATCTAATCATAAGACTTCTCAAGAGTTACTCGGTTTATTATTAGGATGTTATTTTACTGAAAGTCATGGAGGAAAAATTGTGATTCAAGGTTCTTTAGAGTCTGGTTATCGTTATATTTTAATGTTTCCTAAAATTGGAGGAGATGAGAAATAA
- a CDS encoding DUF3082 domain-containing protein, whose amino-acid sequence MTDSSEKPSSSDRTESKKITPLNCLIGSTLSGSLAIALYSLTYSIVHSFTAKPLTSDNPLVLRIGSLVRTLVMGVSSLATFVCAFIAGGLILLAIQLWLQKTPVSSDKMEN is encoded by the coding sequence ATGACAGATTCATCAGAAAAACCTTCTAGTAGCGATCGCACAGAATCAAAAAAAATAACCCCCTTAAACTGTTTGATCGGTTCTACCCTTTCAGGATCATTGGCGATCGCGCTTTACTCTCTGACTTACTCGATTGTCCATAGTTTTACTGCTAAACCTCTCACGTCTGATAATCCTTTGGTACTAAGAATTGGTTCTTTAGTCAGAACATTAGTCATGGGAGTATCTTCCTTAGCTACTTTTGTCTGTGCTTTTATCGCAGGTGGATTAATTTTATTAGCCATTCAATTATGGTTACAGAAAACTCCGGTTTCATCGGATAAAATGGAAAATTAA
- a CDS encoding helix-turn-helix domain-containing protein yields MSSQKPPLNSSQSQSNRSLDYLGHSSSEERSQLQKLWAKLLLNHSLPVNHTEKEPENLPKIKLSPRLSLKFLKQLWAKLPRRKKPSYDPRQLQQEILADIGRELYQVRREHRLSLEEIAIETRISVGLLQAIEKGRLEDLPEAIYTRGLIKKFADFLGLDGATLAYRFPTDIVLKSSPSSRFNLGLPGLQLRPLHLYFLYIIIVILSVQGISNSLKRSAFEMRLKEVVPPSSVPSLPVQASPTPVIPSQTGQKPVRVNLQIRGKSSLKIVADGKTVFQGVLETETQQNWMAQKTLTLDVDNAGLIIVKFNEEPPQRLGKLGEAKRITYQSPKTFKNTPKPD; encoded by the coding sequence ATGTCTAGCCAAAAACCCCCCCTTAATTCCTCTCAATCCCAGTCTAATAGGTCGTTAGATTATCTTGGCCATTCTTCATCTGAGGAAAGAAGTCAGTTACAGAAGTTATGGGCTAAATTGTTATTAAATCACTCCCTACCGGTTAATCATACTGAAAAAGAACCAGAAAATCTCCCAAAAATCAAACTATCTCCTCGTTTATCCCTCAAATTTCTCAAGCAATTATGGGCTAAATTACCCAGACGCAAAAAACCTTCTTATGATCCCCGTCAACTTCAACAAGAAATTTTAGCTGATATTGGTCGAGAATTATATCAAGTGCGTCGAGAACATCGCTTATCTCTTGAGGAAATCGCCATAGAAACTCGGATCTCGGTGGGGTTATTACAAGCGATTGAAAAAGGACGTTTAGAGGATTTACCTGAAGCTATTTATACTAGGGGATTAATTAAAAAATTTGCGGATTTTCTGGGATTAGATGGGGCCACCTTGGCCTATCGTTTCCCTACGGATATTGTCCTCAAATCCTCTCCATCAAGTCGTTTTAATCTAGGTTTACCTGGTCTTCAACTTCGCCCCCTCCATCTATATTTTTTGTATATTATTATTGTTATTTTATCAGTACAAGGGATTTCTAATAGTCTTAAACGTTCTGCTTTTGAGATGAGGTTAAAGGAAGTTGTCCCACCTTCGTCTGTTCCTTCGCTTCCGGTACAAGCTTCTCCGACTCCTGTTATTCCTTCACAGACAGGGCAAAAACCTGTTAGGGTTAATCTCCAGATTAGAGGTAAATCCTCATTAAAAATTGTTGCTGATGGAAAAACCGTTTTTCAAGGGGTTCTTGAGACTGAAACTCAACAAAATTGGATGGCCCAAAAAACCCTCACCCTTGATGTTGATAATGCTGGTCTAATAATTGTTAAATTTAATGAGGAACCCCCTCAACGCTTAGGTAAACTCGGAGAAGCAAAAAGGATTACCTATCAATCTCCAAAAACCTTCAAAAATACACCTAAACCTGATTAA
- a CDS encoding pseudouridine synthase — MIERVQKILSQWGIASRRHAEALILAGRVKLNGQVVQLGDKADPQRDRLEVDGKVIQPLERPQLIYILLHKPAGVVSTCSDPQNRPTVLELLPQELSYRMGIHPVGRLDFNTTGALLLTNDGELTLKLTHPRYHLSKTYQVTIEGDPTETELQQWREGVMLMGKNTLPAEVKVITRSPEHTHLQVILTEGKNRQIRRIVEQLGFSVLRLHRSAISSLTLHQPNLFSGQYRLLTPSEIDFLKQSANLITETQGKLI; from the coding sequence ATGATAGAAAGAGTACAAAAAATTTTATCCCAGTGGGGAATAGCTTCTCGTCGTCACGCTGAGGCCTTAATTTTGGCAGGGAGAGTTAAACTCAATGGTCAGGTGGTACAATTAGGAGATAAAGCTGATCCCCAAAGAGATCGCTTAGAAGTAGACGGAAAAGTCATTCAACCCCTCGAAAGACCCCAATTAATATATATTCTCCTTCATAAACCGGCCGGGGTTGTCTCTACCTGTAGTGATCCCCAAAACCGACCTACAGTTTTAGAATTACTTCCCCAAGAATTAAGCTATAGAATGGGAATTCATCCTGTCGGTCGTCTTGATTTTAATACAACGGGGGCCCTACTCTTAACTAATGACGGAGAACTTACCTTAAAGTTAACCCATCCCCGTTACCATTTATCCAAAACCTATCAAGTCACGATAGAAGGTGATCCCACAGAAACAGAGTTACAACAATGGCGTGAAGGTGTTATGCTAATGGGCAAAAATACCTTACCTGCTGAAGTTAAGGTAATCACCCGTTCTCCTGAACATACTCATTTACAAGTGATTCTTACTGAAGGAAAAAACCGTCAAATTCGCCGTATTGTTGAACAGCTTGGCTTTAGTGTCCTGAGACTACATCGAAGTGCTATCAGTTCCCTAACGTTGCATCAACCTAATTTATTCAGTGGTCAGTATCGCTTACTTACCCCTTCAGAAATTGATTTTCTCAAGCAATCTGCTAATCTCATCACTGAAACGCAAGGTAAGCTGATTTAA
- a CDS encoding LmeA family phospholipid-binding protein yields the protein MWITQSSNLISKFLSPAVQLWLRSQVDQVETLQIKIQGSDRQILGGYLPGVLLNSDRAIYQGLHLGQVQLTGENIRINIGQVLKGKPLQLLEAIRISGEIHLSATDLQASLPSALLADGFKELLISLLEHQQVSDPVQQLNAYEITWHSASLAESCFILQGVLTHDQVTSDLKIQANLELISPQLLKLSSVTIEGMPECDKYCLEELQVDLGSDVAINTFKVEADKIVCQGELLIRP from the coding sequence ATGTGGATTACTCAATCTAGTAACCTGATCAGTAAATTTCTCTCTCCTGCGGTGCAACTGTGGTTACGTTCTCAAGTTGATCAGGTAGAAACACTTCAGATTAAAATTCAAGGCAGCGATCGCCAAATTCTGGGAGGTTATCTTCCTGGGGTTCTCCTCAATAGCGATCGCGCTATTTATCAAGGGTTACATCTGGGACAAGTCCAATTGACAGGGGAAAATATTCGCATTAACATCGGTCAAGTGCTTAAAGGTAAACCTTTGCAGTTACTCGAAGCAATTCGCATCTCAGGGGAAATACACTTAAGTGCGACGGATTTACAAGCGTCTCTCCCCTCTGCTTTATTAGCTGATGGATTTAAGGAACTTTTAATTAGTTTACTCGAACATCAGCAAGTTAGTGATCCGGTTCAACAGTTGAATGCTTATGAAATTACTTGGCACTCCGCCAGTTTAGCCGAATCTTGTTTTATTTTACAAGGTGTCCTGACTCATGATCAAGTAACCAGTGATCTAAAAATTCAAGCTAACTTAGAATTAATTAGCCCTCAACTCTTAAAACTATCTTCTGTTACGATTGAAGGAATGCCCGAATGTGATAAATATTGTTTGGAAGAATTACAAGTTGATCTCGGTTCTGATGTTGCTATTAATACCTTTAAGGTAGAAGCTGATAAAATTGTTTGTCAGGGAGAATTATTAATTCGTCCTTAA
- a CDS encoding ROK family protein, whose protein sequence is MKNSSVIGIDLGGTAIKLGRFLEDGTCINKLTLATPQPATPEAVLKEIVQGIKQINPSQDCVALGVGTPGPVDATGRIAKIAINLSGWENIPLADCLEQETGLPATIANDANCAGLGEAWLGAGKPFKNLILLTLGTGVGGAIILDGHLFTGHLGAAGELGLITLNFDGPPCNSGNQGSLEQYASATAIRRMMGQEPAELGKLAAQGNKKALDFWQDYGRLLGAGLSTLIYILTPEAILIGGGVSGSTEFFFPATLAEIERRVLASSRQGLQLLPAQLGNQAGMIGAAKLAWELVGKDALPYLW, encoded by the coding sequence ATGAAAAATTCATCAGTTATTGGAATTGACTTAGGGGGAACAGCCATCAAGTTAGGCCGGTTTCTTGAGGATGGCACTTGTATTAATAAGCTTACCCTGGCCACACCTCAACCAGCTACTCCAGAAGCGGTACTAAAAGAAATAGTTCAAGGAATTAAACAAATAAACCCATCTCAAGACTGTGTAGCTTTGGGAGTGGGAACACCCGGCCCTGTGGATGCTACCGGAAGAATTGCTAAAATAGCGATTAATCTATCAGGATGGGAAAATATCCCCTTAGCTGACTGTTTAGAACAAGAAACAGGACTCCCTGCTACTATAGCCAATGATGCTAATTGTGCGGGGTTGGGAGAAGCTTGGTTAGGGGCCGGAAAACCTTTCAAAAATTTGATTTTATTAACCCTCGGAACGGGTGTAGGGGGGGCGATTATTCTCGATGGCCATCTATTTACAGGTCATTTAGGGGCCGCAGGAGAATTAGGCTTAATTACCTTAAATTTTGATGGGCCGCCCTGTAATAGTGGAAATCAAGGCTCTTTAGAACAATATGCCTCAGCTACCGCCATTCGTCGCATGATGGGACAAGAACCCGCCGAATTAGGCAAATTAGCAGCCCAAGGCAACAAAAAAGCTTTAGACTTTTGGCAAGACTATGGCCGACTTTTAGGGGCGGGATTAAGCACTTTAATCTACATTTTAACACCAGAAGCTATCCTAATTGGGGGGGGAGTCAGTGGCAGTACAGAATTTTTCTTTCCGGCAACTTTGGCCGAAATTGAAAGGCGAGTTTTAGCCAGTTCTCGTCAAGGTTTACAATTATTACCGGCCCAATTAGGCAATCAAGCAGGTATGATCGGAGCAGCCAAATTAGCTTGGGAATTAGTAGGAAAAGATGCTCTCCCGTACCTGTGGTGA
- a CDS encoding DUF6887 family protein: MSEINYAAMSDEALREYFLKHRDDESAFQAYLERRRSHPRQVITKVGDPDFDLKIERAIEQKLQARKHSNS; this comes from the coding sequence ATGAGTGAAATTAATTATGCTGCGATGTCTGATGAAGCGTTAAGAGAATATTTTCTTAAGCATCGGGATGATGAGTCAGCGTTTCAAGCTTATTTAGAGAGACGCAGAAGTCATCCTAGACAGGTAATTACAAAAGTAGGTGATCCTGATTTTGATCTTAAGATAGAAAGGGCAATTGAGCAAAAGTTACAAGCTCGTAAACATTCTAATTCATAA